DNA from Prevotella sp. oral taxon 299 str. F0039:
GAGTGTGCATTGGTGATGAGCTTTTGTTGATTTAAGGCGTTAGAATCGTTGATGTTCAATATTTTTTCTTGCGCTTTTGCATTAGAAAAAAGCATGCAAAAACACAAGAAAAGATTAGCTTTCAGTATTTTCTTCATCATTAAAGAGATTGAGTTGTCCTGTTATTTCATCGATAACATCTTGTTGACTCTTTCCTTTGTCGGGGTCTAAATTCTCAGAAAGGCTATCTTGTTCGTTTATTTCTTCATTGCTTAGAGCATCATCTTCTTGCTCTTCTTCATTGACAATAGGCTCGAGTAGTTCAACAGAATCAATGCTCCAAGTGGCAATGCGTTTTCCTTTAGCCTTAAATCCCTTTACAGAAATAAACTCATTTACATCAATTTCTTGCTCTCCTCTGAATGCATCTTCGCCACCATAAGTAACCTTTACACGTGGATTCTTTTGGTCGGTGAGGACAATTAACTTGTTGTTAGGATTCTCTCCAACAAAATTTTGATGTCGTTTAGTTGCCTCCATGTTAAAGCGTTTGATGTAATGATAATTGTTATTATCTGCATCAATCAGCACAAGCGACCATACCTTGTGTTCGTTCCACTTCTCAATTATAAGAATATTGTCTTCGTAATGGTTGTTAGCATCAAAGTTGGTGATGTAGAACTCGCCATTATCAAGGACGATAAGTATAGAATCTCCTTCGTTAAACTCGCCCAATAGTTTTCCGTGTTCATCATAATTAAGGCGGTTAACATCTGGGTCGAACCACACTTTTCTGCCTCCTAAAGTGCTATGTCCGTGGCTCTTCAATCCAATTCGTTGAATGTTGAACTTAGTTAAGAGGTTTCCTTTGGCTGCTCTTCCTTTGATTAAGATGTCAGAGAAATCTTTTTCTATAAAGATATTACCTTTTTTAGACGCAGGATCTAAAGTGACTTTGATGACCTCTGCCTCTCCATTTGGATTTGCAGTGAAGTACACAACCTTCGAATGAGGGGTGCCATTGGTGAGGTTGTAGTCACGTTCTCGGGTCATAGAAGTAACATTAAAACGTTTAATGTAATAAGGACCCTTCTTGCCATCACGATAAACAGCATTGTAAATGGTGCGCTTATCATTCTTCTTAAATACCTGAACGTGTAGCACATTCTTACCAACGAAAATCTTTTCAGCCACCTTTATAATCTTGTACAATCCATCTTTGTAGAAAATAATGATGTCGTCTATGTCCGAACAGTTACAAACAAACTCATCTTTCTTGAGTGAAGTGCCAATAAAACCATCTTGTCTGTTGATGTAAAGCTTTTCGTTAGCCTCTACAACCTTTGTTGCTTCGATGGTATCAAAGTTTCTTATTTCCGTTAAACGATGATGATCTTTGCCGTATTTCTCTTTTAAGAAGGTGAACCACTCAATGGTAACATCCACCATGTGAGCCAGTTTATAGTCGATATCTTTAATCTCTTGCTTCATTTTAGCAATGAGTTCCTCGGCTTTTTCCTTATTAAACTTCAAGATTCTCTGCATCTTTATTTCTAAAAGATGCAAGATATCGTCACGGGTTATTTCACGAATAAAGTCCTTCTTAAAAGGCTCTAATCGTTCATCAATGTGCTTAATGGCTGCATCTACGTTAGCTGCTTGCTCAAATTTCTTATCTTTATAGATTCTTTCTTCAATGAAAATGCTTTCCAACGATGCAAAAAATAGTTGAGAAAGGAGTTCGTCTTTACGTATTTGTAGCTCCTTTCTAAGAAGTCCCATCGTTGAGTCTACGCTGTGACAAAGTACCTCACTCACAGTCATAAAGCGTGGTTTCTGATCTTCAATCACGCAACAATTGGGCGAAAT
Protein-coding regions in this window:
- a CDS encoding DNA gyrase/topoisomerase IV subunit A, translating into MSNYNDDINNSENQEELINNESHSDYTPASRLDASAVHHLSGMYQGWFLAYASYVILERAVPHIEDGLKPVQRRILHSMKRMDDGRYNKVANIVGHTMQFHPHGDASIGDALVQMGQKNLLIDMQGNWGNILTGDRAAAPRYIEARLSQFALDVVFNPKTTNWQLSYDGRNQEPITLPAKFPLLLAQGAEGIAVGLSSKILPHNPNEICQAAISYLRGEEFQLYPDFPTGGSIDVSKYNDGLRGGSIKVRAKIEKLDSKTLVIREIPYSKTTTSLIDSILKAIDKGKIKAKKVDDNTAAEVEIQIHLASGVSSDKTIDALYAFSDCEVNISPNCCVIEDQKPRFMTVSEVLCHSVDSTMGLLRKELQIRKDELLSQLFFASLESIFIEERIYKDKKFEQAANVDAAIKHIDERLEPFKKDFIREITRDDILHLLEIKMQRILKFNKEKAEELIAKMKQEIKDIDYKLAHMVDVTIEWFTFLKEKYGKDHHRLTEIRNFDTIEATKVVEANEKLYINRQDGFIGTSLKKDEFVCNCSDIDDIIIFYKDGLYKIIKVAEKIFVGKNVLHVQVFKKNDKRTIYNAVYRDGKKGPYYIKRFNVTSMTRERDYNLTNGTPHSKVVYFTANPNGEAEVIKVTLDPASKKGNIFIEKDFSDILIKGRAAKGNLLTKFNIQRIGLKSHGHSTLGGRKVWFDPDVNRLNYDEHGKLLGEFNEGDSILIVLDNGEFYITNFDANNHYEDNILIIEKWNEHKVWSLVLIDADNNNYHYIKRFNMEATKRHQNFVGENPNNKLIVLTDQKNPRVKVTYGGEDAFRGEQEIDVNEFISVKGFKAKGKRIATWSIDSVELLEPIVNEEEQEDDALSNEEINEQDSLSENLDPDKGKSQQDVIDEITGQLNLFNDEENTES